The Candidatus Marinimicrobia bacterium CG08_land_8_20_14_0_20_45_22 genome includes the window CAGTCCCAAAGACGGAACGATTCATCGAACCGTCGATGCGCCGGGAGGCTCTCCGCGTGACATTGCTTGGGATGGGAAATATCTCTGGTGTGTTGACGATGGCTTGGACGAAATCATCCAATTCGATCCCGAAGACGGCACGACGATCAAGTCGTTGAAATCTCCAGCGGGAGAACCGCGCGGACTGGCTTTCGATGGGAAATATTTATGGGTCTCCGATCGAGTCAAAGACGAAATTTATATGGTCGATCCGGCAAGCGGTTCGGTTGTACTCATCGCCGACGCGCCCGGCCCATACACAAAAGGACTTGCGTTCGACGGCAAGTGGCTTTGGGCTGTGGATTACCAGAACGATAAAATCTACAAGTTAAAAATCCGTGACGGTGAGAAGTTCAAATTAGCGGATGCCCGCAAGGCAAAAGTCACTTTTACGCATCAGGTCAGAAATTTCGGTCCGGGAAATATAAGATCGCTCGACGTTCACATTGCGATTCCCGAAAAACGCGATAATCAGACGCTGAATACAGAGTTGATGTTCAATCTGAAGCCGATGGACTTTGTCACCGATCGCTGGGGACAAAAAACGGCGCATTTCGTTTATAAAAACATCAAGCCGGGAAAACCGATTGAAACCGTGATGACCGCTGATGCGACTGTTTACAAAATCCGTTATTTTCTGTATCCTGAACTTGCCGGAAGTCTCGATGAAATCCCGTCGGATATTTCCGAAAAATATCTCGAAAATAACGAAAAATATCAGTTCGATCATCCGACTATCCAAAACGCCGCTCGAGAAGCAGTCGGTGAAGAGAAGAACACTTACTGGATTGCGCGCCGGATTTTCGACTACATCAACCAAAAAATGTTTTACGAGCGCGTCGGTGGATGGAATACGGCACCGACCGTTTTGGCGCGCGGGAACGGTTCCTGTTCGGAATATACGTTTGTTTACATTGCGATGTGCCGGGCGGCGGGACTTCCGGCGCGGTATGTTGGCTCAGCCGTCGTGCGAGGCGATGATGCCAGCATGGACGACGTTTTCCATCGGTGGGCTGAAGTGTATTTCCCCGGATATGGCTGGATTCCGGTTGATCCGAGCGGTGGCGACAATGAACTTCCACGAGATCAGGCGGTATATTTCGGCGCGCTGGCGAACCGGTTTTTGATCACGACGCAGAGCGGCGGCGGCTCTGAAACGATGGGCTGGACATACAATTCAAACGAGTTTTGGTCAACTGAACCGCAGACGAAGGTCGTCATCGAAACCATCGCAGAATGGGAGCCGGAAAAGTAGAGAATCGCAGACGGTTTTCAATAACAGAAATATTAACAACGCCTGAACAGCCGGTTTTGGCTATTCAGGCGAACGATAATGAGCGCCGGAAAAAAGTAAGGAGAGCCATTTTTTAATTCAATAACGCATCAGAAAACAAGAGATAAAATCAGGCTTTGACAACCCAGACTTTGACGGTGGCGGTAACTTCCGGATGAAGTTTTACCGGCACATCAAAAACGCCCAATGTTTTAATTGGTTCTTCGAGTAGAATTTGCCGTTTGTCGATTTCGTAACCTTTTTCCTGAAGTTGCTCAGCGATGGACTGCGAAGTGACGGCTCCGAAGAGGCGGTCTTCTTCGCCAACCTGAACGGGAATCGTCAGAGAAAGCGCCTTGAGTTTGTCGGCGAGTTCGTTGACTTTTTTCATTTCACGCTTCTTGGCGGAATCTTTTAAGCGATTGATCTCTTGAAAACGTTTGATATTGACCGGGCTTGCCTTCAGAGCAAATCCTCGTGGAATGAGGTAATTGCGGGCGTAGCCGTCTTTAACGTCACACAGACTACCGGTTTTTCCCAATGTTTCTATATCCTGAAGTAAAATAATACGCATGTAAATCTCCTGTGGGTCGAAGTTTATTTAAACGACTGGGTAACATCGAATGTGTAGGGCAAAAGCGCGATGTTGCGGGCGCGTTTGATCGCCTTCGTCAATTCTCTCTGATGTTTTGCGCAGGTGCCGGTGATGCGGCTGGGAATTATTTTTCCCTGTTCGGTGACGAACCGTCTCAGCATCCGGTAATTTTTATAATCAATTTTTTCCTGAGGATTTTCGCAAAATTTGCAGATTTTTCTTTTGCTGATTAATGTCATAAGTTTCCCTTTCTATTCTATATTTTTATCGCTGACAGCATTGTTCGGATAAGTATCGGGTTAAATTATCTCTTCGGCTGGTTTTAGTGCAATCTCGGATTCCGGTTTCGGAGCCGGCTTTTCTTCCAACTGAACCGTTATGCAGGATAAAATCCCAGCGGTCAAACCCATCCACGCCTCGATCTCATTATTCAGTTTGGAATTTTCTGTCTCGTACTGAACGAGGATATAATTGCCGTAGCGATGTTTTT containing:
- a CDS encoding transglutaminase; this translates as MNKSSAFFLLVFLFVFPAVLTPFTGEVVTSFATPAGCPTGLEFDGKNLWLADRKTDTLYCINPDHGKVIQKIASPGYWPMGLAWDGKALWCSDNHDGKIYQISPKDGTIHRTVDAPGGSPRDIAWDGKYLWCVDDGLDEIIQFDPEDGTTIKSLKSPAGEPRGLAFDGKYLWVSDRVKDEIYMVDPASGSVVLIADAPGPYTKGLAFDGKWLWAVDYQNDKIYKLKIRDGEKFKLADARKAKVTFTHQVRNFGPGNIRSLDVHIAIPEKRDNQTLNTELMFNLKPMDFVTDRWGQKTAHFVYKNIKPGKPIETVMTADATVYKIRYFLYPELAGSLDEIPSDISEKYLENNEKYQFDHPTIQNAAREAVGEEKNTYWIARRIFDYINQKMFYERVGGWNTAPTVLARGNGSCSEYTFVYIAMCRAAGLPARYVGSAVVRGDDASMDDVFHRWAEVYFPGYGWIPVDPSGGDNELPRDQAVYFGALANRFLITTQSGGGSETMGWTYNSNEFWSTEPQTKVVIETIAEWEPEK
- a CDS encoding 50S ribosomal protein L9, yielding MRIILLQDIETLGKTGSLCDVKDGYARNYLIPRGFALKASPVNIKRFQEINRLKDSAKKREMKKVNELADKLKALSLTIPVQVGEEDRLFGAVTSQSIAEQLQEKGYEIDKRQILLEEPIKTLGVFDVPVKLHPEVTATVKVWVVKA
- the rpsR gene encoding 30S ribosomal protein S18 → MTLISKRKICKFCENPQEKIDYKNYRMLRRFVTEQGKIIPSRITGTCAKHQRELTKAIKRARNIALLPYTFDVTQSFK
- the rpsF gene encoding 30S ribosomal protein S6, with amino-acid sequence MRYYENLFIVNPNYEHDKLSQIVEAVNAEITRLNGIVLYLEDWGKRRLAYPIEKHRYGNYILVQYETENSKLNNEIEAWMGLTAGILSCITVQLEEKPAPKPESEIALKPAEEII